A single genomic interval of Streptomyces sp. NBC_00663 harbors:
- a CDS encoding inositol monophosphatase family protein: MSEMLQTADVATSDADLLAQTANAVRAAGSVLRERFGDVVRYETREDLMRALAVNDDAALDILRPTLTSLRPDAGWVEDELDGGALPSGEWWVVDPAEGNVNHLHALPEWAVTATLVRDNQPVLTAVYLPLTGETYTALVGAGAHLDGRPLHVSPTADLGLGIVATSQARPDEDEEVVRRVGSSITAMLFGALVVRTSVPATLHLLNVAAGRIDAFWQFAGARADLLPGALLVTEAGGQISDAQGRPWTPQSESFLAAAPGIHAEAVATLSR; encoded by the coding sequence ATGTCCGAAATGCTTCAGACCGCTGACGTCGCCACCTCCGACGCCGATCTGCTCGCACAGACCGCCAATGCCGTGCGCGCGGCGGGGTCGGTGCTCCGGGAGCGGTTCGGAGACGTGGTCCGCTACGAGACCCGCGAAGACCTGATGCGTGCGCTCGCCGTCAACGACGATGCGGCTCTCGACATCCTGCGCCCCACCCTCACCAGCCTGCGCCCGGACGCCGGCTGGGTGGAGGACGAACTGGACGGCGGGGCACTGCCGTCCGGTGAATGGTGGGTCGTGGACCCGGCCGAGGGCAACGTCAACCACCTGCACGCCCTGCCCGAGTGGGCGGTGACCGCCACTCTCGTCCGCGACAACCAGCCGGTGCTCACCGCGGTCTACCTGCCGTTGACCGGTGAGACCTACACCGCACTCGTCGGCGCCGGCGCTCACCTCGACGGCCGCCCGCTGCACGTCTCCCCGACCGCCGACCTCGGCCTGGGCATCGTGGCCACCAGCCAGGCCCGGCCCGACGAGGACGAGGAGGTGGTGCGGCGCGTCGGCTCGTCGATCACCGCGATGCTCTTCGGCGCGCTCGTCGTGCGCACCTCCGTGCCCGCCACCCTGCACCTGCTGAACGTGGCCGCCGGACGGATCGACGCCTTCTGGCAGTTCGCCGGCGCCCGCGCGGACCTGCTTCCCGGAGCTCTGCTCGTCACCGAGGCCGGCGGACAGATCTCCGACGCCCAGGGCCGCCCCTGGACCCCTCAGAGCGAGAGCTTCCTGGCCGCCGCACCCGGCATCCACGCAGAAGCCGTCGCCACGCTCTCCCGCTGA
- a CDS encoding NADPH-dependent F420 reductase has product MSTIAVLGNGRVGSNLAQALTTAGHEVTVTDRTPGAAADAARTAQIVINATPGAGSLERLTALREELRGKILVDVSNATTDGPDGLPANLIYSGSSLAERLQHALPDTHVVKTLNTMLFMVMTAPGQLSTSPTAYLSANDEQAKKTVTGLLTDLGWDPAWIEDLGDITTARATEAMILIVPHIIRRNGFTPFAVSLAR; this is encoded by the coding sequence ATGAGCACGATCGCAGTTCTCGGAAACGGCCGTGTCGGCAGCAACCTCGCCCAAGCCCTCACCACGGCAGGCCACGAGGTGACCGTGACAGACCGCACGCCGGGCGCCGCCGCCGACGCCGCCCGCACAGCCCAGATCGTCATCAACGCCACCCCGGGCGCCGGCTCGCTGGAACGGCTCACCGCACTGCGCGAGGAACTTCGAGGCAAGATCCTCGTCGACGTCTCCAACGCCACCACCGACGGTCCGGACGGACTGCCCGCCAACCTGATCTACTCCGGCTCAAGCCTCGCCGAGCGGCTCCAGCACGCCCTCCCCGACACGCACGTCGTCAAGACCCTCAACACGATGCTGTTCATGGTCATGACCGCCCCGGGACAGCTGTCCACCTCGCCCACCGCCTACCTGTCCGCAAACGACGAGCAGGCCAAGAAGACCGTCACCGGCCTCCTCACCGACCTGGGCTGGGATCCTGCCTGGATCGAGGACCTCGGCGACATCACCACCGCCCGCGCCACCGAAGCCATGATCCTCATCGTTCCCCACATCATCCGCCGCAACGGCTTCACCCCCTTCGCCGTCTCCCTCGCCCGCTGA
- a CDS encoding inositol monophosphatase family protein, translating into MSQDLLRATTAAVRQAGARLRKRYSTAARQRGLPDMLADLHANDLAVVDVLESALAEILPEAHWLNDEHGSGPLPEGAWWLIDPVGGNLNAVHGMTDWNIGVSLVRDQRPVLAVLYFPLLDEMFTATEGGGAFLNGVPLRVSDKQSLDGALTGTGQAQPGTTAALADRTGASFAAMSKAALYVRISVPVSHQLAQVAAGRMDLHWQFDNVRAHAGGVLLVLEAGGLVTDLDGKHADPQLDSTAETEPEGGVRATATPNIAARTADTAPTVLQAASTSPVLPPPPSASPIAGDPGASRSPCRRR; encoded by the coding sequence ATGTCTCAGGATTTGTTACGCGCCACGACCGCTGCCGTCCGCCAGGCGGGCGCCCGGCTGCGGAAGCGCTATTCCACCGCCGCTCGCCAGCGGGGGCTGCCCGACATGCTCGCCGATCTTCACGCCAACGACCTGGCCGTCGTCGACGTGCTGGAATCCGCGCTGGCCGAGATCCTCCCCGAGGCGCACTGGCTCAACGACGAGCACGGCTCCGGCCCGCTGCCCGAAGGCGCGTGGTGGCTGATCGATCCGGTGGGAGGAAACCTCAACGCCGTGCACGGAATGACCGACTGGAACATCGGGGTCAGCCTGGTCCGGGACCAACGCCCCGTCCTCGCGGTGCTGTATTTCCCGCTGCTGGACGAGATGTTCACCGCCACCGAGGGCGGTGGCGCCTTTCTCAACGGAGTGCCCCTGCGGGTTTCCGACAAGCAGTCACTCGACGGCGCGCTGACCGGAACCGGCCAGGCACAGCCCGGCACGACCGCCGCCCTGGCCGACCGCACAGGCGCCTCGTTCGCCGCAATGTCCAAAGCAGCACTGTACGTCCGGATCTCGGTGCCGGTCAGCCACCAGCTCGCCCAGGTCGCGGCGGGACGGATGGATCTCCACTGGCAGTTCGACAACGTCCGCGCCCACGCCGGCGGTGTGCTGCTGGTGCTGGAGGCCGGCGGACTGGTCACCGACCTCGACGGCAAGCACGCGGATCCGCAGCTTGACAGCACTGCTGAGACGGAGCCCGAAGGTGGTGTCCGCGCTACCGCGACGCCGAACATAGCTGCACGCACTGCGGACACCGCACCGACTGTCCTGCAGGCAGCCTCAACCAGCCCGGTCCTCCCTCCGCCGCCTTCCGCGTCGCCTATCGCAGGTGACCCGGGCGCATCACGATCCCCTTGCCGTCGACGCTGA
- a CDS encoding nuclear transport factor 2 family protein: MSLSPREVFLRLVHGVADGNLSELPDLYGEVTDVRHPMATPESEPLTSRRALREHFTVPPEVRESLPKRRVVDVVVHETADPEVIVAEFAYEFTLPDDSMAKVPCIFVMRVRDGQIIESRDYIDPIRTYTARGDLDRLIASLRKGAS; this comes from the coding sequence GTGAGTCTGAGTCCGCGCGAGGTGTTTCTCCGGCTTGTTCATGGGGTCGCCGACGGGAACTTGAGCGAGTTGCCTGACCTGTATGGCGAGGTCACCGATGTCCGGCATCCGATGGCGACGCCGGAGTCCGAGCCGTTGACGAGTCGGCGTGCGCTCCGGGAGCACTTCACGGTGCCGCCGGAAGTTCGGGAGTCCTTGCCGAAGAGGCGTGTCGTCGATGTCGTCGTTCACGAGACCGCCGATCCTGAAGTGATCGTCGCCGAGTTCGCCTACGAGTTCACGTTGCCGGACGACTCCATGGCCAAGGTGCCCTGCATCTTCGTGATGCGTGTGCGGGACGGTCAGATCATCGAGTCACGCGACTACATCGATCCGATCCGTACGTACACGGCACGCGGGGACCTTGACCGCCTCATCGCGTCGTTGCGTAAGGGCGCTTCTTAA
- a CDS encoding TRADD-N-associated membrane domain-containing protein, translating into MTFPLGVWLIGGLENWDQRAVAMAAAASLLAGGGALAWSFGRLQRRRFIHRYTTELKAKEQAANSDRAESEQLELVRLWETTSRRLDLYHQIATRQAEQSFRHAQIAMAVGFATIVVAASIAALAARTTAGSIVSGVLGATGAAMAAYIGRTFVRSREVAATHLRSYFLQPLEFSRYLAAERLIGTLTPEARPSAVDHLAQAIILGRVPGADAETDTTNGGSADTT; encoded by the coding sequence GTGACTTTCCCCCTCGGTGTGTGGCTCATCGGCGGTCTCGAGAACTGGGATCAGCGAGCCGTCGCCATGGCTGCCGCGGCCTCGCTTCTGGCGGGAGGCGGAGCGCTGGCGTGGTCGTTTGGCCGCTTGCAGAGACGTAGATTTATCCACCGCTACACAACCGAACTGAAGGCCAAAGAGCAGGCCGCAAATAGCGACAGGGCCGAGTCTGAGCAACTTGAACTGGTGCGTCTGTGGGAGACCACGAGCCGTCGACTCGACCTTTACCATCAGATAGCTACCCGACAGGCAGAGCAAAGCTTTCGGCATGCCCAAATCGCAATGGCTGTTGGATTCGCAACCATCGTTGTCGCTGCGAGTATTGCTGCATTGGCCGCTAGGACCACGGCAGGAAGTATCGTCTCGGGCGTCTTGGGAGCAACCGGTGCGGCGATGGCCGCTTATATTGGGCGGACCTTCGTGCGCTCTCGCGAGGTCGCCGCGACCCACCTGCGTTCGTACTTTCTGCAGCCCTTGGAGTTTTCTCGCTACCTTGCTGCGGAGCGGCTGATCGGAACGTTGACGCCAGAGGCTCGACCGAGCGCGGTTGATCATCTTGCGCAAGCGATCATTCTGGGGCGAGTGCCTGGTGCCGATGCAGAGACGGACACGACCAATGGCGGCAGCGCCGACACGACTTGA